In one Coprothermobacter sp. genomic region, the following are encoded:
- a CDS encoding galactokinase: MPLSVADEFVHLYGPGDLEVRGFFAPGRVNLIGEHIDYNGGLVMPVAVTLGIAAACRLRSDHLVRLRSSDDPLAVEIDLDRPIEPDPARGWGNYPAGVLHELLLQGVDLRGTDVLFTTTLPQGAGLSSSAAMEVLTAFSFLALAEAPTDDLKAIALLCQKVENQFAGVNCGIMDQFAVALGKKDCALLLDCESQDYHYVPVALGAHALVIMNTSRQRRLTDSKYNERRAECDAVLHLLGTDAPRNGLVHAQWRDVLAHVSDPVLQRRARHVISEQARVEQASRVLAAGDLVTFGRLLTESHASLRDDYEVTGSYLDVIVSAALQAPGCLGARMMGAGFGGCAIALVEQERIPDFVASVRSAYLGATGLEPAFYATHTADGAHETTGEA, translated from the coding sequence ATGCCTCTATCCGTTGCCGATGAATTCGTGCATCTGTACGGTCCCGGGGACCTTGAGGTCCGAGGATTCTTCGCTCCCGGCAGAGTAAACCTCATTGGGGAACACATCGACTACAACGGCGGTCTAGTCATGCCCGTAGCAGTCACGCTGGGGATTGCGGCAGCCTGCCGACTTCGATCCGACCATCTCGTCAGACTCCGCTCATCGGACGACCCGCTGGCCGTCGAGATCGACTTGGATCGGCCCATCGAACCCGACCCTGCCCGTGGCTGGGGAAACTATCCCGCGGGGGTCCTCCATGAACTCCTTCTTCAGGGAGTCGATCTGAGGGGGACCGATGTCCTCTTCACCACGACACTTCCGCAGGGAGCAGGGCTCTCGTCTTCCGCTGCCATGGAAGTACTGACCGCGTTTTCCTTTCTCGCACTTGCGGAGGCTCCCACGGACGACCTCAAGGCCATCGCCCTGCTCTGCCAGAAGGTAGAGAACCAGTTTGCCGGGGTCAACTGCGGCATCATGGATCAGTTCGCCGTCGCACTCGGCAAAAAAGACTGTGCCCTGCTGCTCGACTGCGAATCACAGGACTACCACTATGTGCCTGTTGCCCTGGGGGCACACGCTCTCGTCATCATGAACACGTCCAGGCAGCGGCGACTGACCGACTCCAAGTACAATGAACGCAGAGCCGAGTGCGATGCCGTTCTCCACCTTCTCGGAACAGACGCGCCCCGAAACGGCCTTGTCCACGCCCAATGGAGGGACGTCCTGGCCCACGTTTCAGACCCAGTTCTGCAGCGAAGAGCGCGTCATGTCATCTCCGAGCAGGCACGTGTGGAACAAGCCTCTCGCGTGCTGGCGGCCGGCGATCTGGTCACATTCGGGAGACTGCTCACGGAGTCTCACGCATCGCTAAGGGATGACTACGAAGTGACCGGATCGTATCTCGACGTGATCGTAAGTGCGGCACTTCAGGCCCCAGGATGTCTGGGAGCCCGCATGATGGGCGCCGGTTTCGGAGGCTGTGCAATCGCACTCGTCGAGCAGGAACGAATTCCCGACTTTGTGGCTTCGGTTCGATCCGCGTACCTCGGGGCGACTGGCCTGGAACCTGCATTCTATGCGACACACACGGCTGATGGGGCCCACGAAACAACCGGGGAGGCATAG
- a CDS encoding sodium:solute symporter, with the protein MRGQYVSLAMNLVIGLSFFLYGMKLLGDGLQKAAGDSLRRILQALTNKPIRGVLVGMLVTGIIQSSGATTVMVVGFANAGLMTLRQAMGVIFGANVGTTITAQIIVLKLDKLVWLFMVVGVMMEFFVKRKTSKAVGEAILGFGILFFGLYFMADTLAPLKDSQGFIDFLVRFGNIPILGAGAGAVFTALIQSSSVTTSLVVALAMKGMITLPSAIALILGANIGTTLTAGLASLGANVTSKRAALTHFLFNCMGTAIMFPFLKPFANLVELTASTLPHQVANAHTMFNVLMTIVALIFINPFEKLVVRLLPSKEKEVETRIVQFIDDRVLVTPSVALSQATQELYRMGHVAYEMVDNCRIALFENRMNLLENVLGNEELVNSMQKEITGYLTKITEHDLSEAQGTRVMALMHAVNDIERVGDHATNLVELIQIKDDKRLKFTNGTQDDLKTEFAHVLKTLDEAMDALRDYDVERAHRVKDMEDRCDVMTKECMSRNISRLNAHELDPQVGVVVVDLFTNLERVSDHADNIADVVLGVY; encoded by the coding sequence ATGCGTGGCCAGTACGTCTCGTTAGCCATGAATCTCGTCATTGGGCTGTCCTTCTTCCTGTATGGTATGAAACTCCTTGGGGACGGCCTTCAGAAAGCGGCCGGGGATTCTCTCAGACGTATCCTGCAGGCTCTTACCAACAAACCAATCCGCGGAGTCCTGGTGGGCATGCTGGTCACCGGCATCATCCAAAGCAGTGGAGCCACCACCGTCATGGTCGTCGGGTTCGCCAATGCTGGACTGATGACGCTGAGGCAGGCCATGGGAGTCATTTTCGGCGCCAACGTCGGGACGACCATCACAGCCCAGATCATCGTGCTCAAACTGGACAAGCTGGTATGGCTCTTCATGGTCGTCGGCGTCATGATGGAGTTCTTCGTCAAGCGCAAGACCAGCAAGGCTGTCGGCGAGGCCATCCTCGGTTTCGGCATCCTGTTCTTCGGCCTGTATTTCATGGCGGACACTCTCGCGCCGCTCAAGGACAGTCAGGGCTTCATCGACTTCCTGGTACGGTTTGGCAATATCCCCATCCTGGGCGCCGGAGCCGGAGCCGTGTTCACAGCGCTCATCCAGAGTTCGTCGGTGACCACCAGCCTGGTCGTCGCCCTGGCGATGAAAGGCATGATTACGCTGCCGTCGGCTATCGCCCTGATCCTGGGGGCTAACATTGGAACGACCTTGACCGCGGGGTTGGCGAGTCTCGGTGCTAACGTCACCAGCAAGCGAGCGGCACTCACGCACTTCCTCTTCAACTGCATGGGCACGGCCATCATGTTCCCATTCCTCAAGCCCTTTGCCAACCTCGTGGAACTCACGGCATCGACGCTTCCCCACCAGGTGGCCAACGCGCACACGATGTTCAACGTCCTCATGACCATCGTCGCGCTGATCTTCATCAATCCGTTCGAGAAGCTGGTCGTGCGTCTTCTGCCGTCCAAGGAGAAGGAGGTCGAAACCCGGATCGTCCAGTTCATCGACGATCGGGTACTTGTAACGCCGTCCGTGGCCCTCTCGCAGGCGACCCAGGAACTCTACCGCATGGGCCATGTTGCCTATGAGATGGTAGACAACTGCAGGATCGCCCTCTTCGAGAACCGTATGAATCTCCTCGAGAACGTGCTGGGCAACGAGGAACTGGTGAACTCTATGCAGAAGGAGATCACGGGTTATCTCACCAAGATCACCGAACACGATCTCTCGGAAGCACAGGGCACGCGTGTCATGGCCCTGATGCATGCAGTCAACGACATCGAACGCGTCGGCGACCATGCGACCAACCTCGTCGAACTCATCCAGATCAAGGACGACAAGCGGCTGAAGTTCACCAACGGTACCCAGGATGACCTCAAGACGGAGTTTGCTCACGTCCTGAAGACGCTTGACGAGGCCATGGACGCCCTTCGGGACTATGATGTCGAACGCGCCCACCGCGTGAAGGACATGGAAGATCGCTGCGACGTGATGACGAAGGAGTGCATGTCCCGCAATATCTCCCGGCTGAACGCGCATGAGCTGGACCCACAGGTCGGTGTCGTCGTCGTGGACCTGTTCACGAACCTCGAGCGCGTCTCAGACCACGCCGACAACATCGCGGACGTCGTCCTGGGCGTGTACTAG
- a CDS encoding DUF72 domain-containing protein, with translation MAMNAEIRIGTCGYSFPDWKGVVYPPDLRPSLYLVHYARTLGFNAVELDSSFYHMPTIPLIEALFQKTPPGFLFTVKAHRSMTHEVWNAMRPVAPGRPAFPDLASGLKSAALLAPAFMAFWEAVTPMADAGRLGTVVLQYPPWFRDTPENRRFLLTTRDMLPRLPLSIEFRDRSWHNGDSLAFLRQEHLGYVAVDEPQLRNLLPLVPAVTSDVAYLRLHGRNSNWFGASRDERYDYLYSKEELEQMLPSIRAMAASAPLMFVMTNNCHRGQAVQNARDLQAMLFPQQNRT, from the coding sequence GTGGCCATGAATGCAGAGATACGTATCGGCACATGCGGATACTCGTTCCCTGACTGGAAAGGCGTCGTCTACCCGCCCGACCTGCGCCCCTCGCTGTACCTTGTCCACTACGCCCGCACGCTCGGCTTCAACGCGGTCGAGCTGGACAGCAGCTTCTACCACATGCCCACCATTCCCTTGATCGAGGCTCTCTTCCAGAAGACACCACCTGGCTTTCTGTTCACCGTCAAGGCACACCGAAGCATGACGCACGAAGTATGGAACGCGATGAGGCCGGTCGCTCCGGGACGCCCAGCGTTTCCTGATCTGGCTTCGGGACTCAAGAGCGCCGCCCTCCTGGCGCCCGCGTTCATGGCGTTCTGGGAAGCAGTGACGCCGATGGCTGACGCAGGCCGTCTGGGAACTGTTGTCCTCCAGTATCCGCCGTGGTTCCGGGACACTCCGGAAAACCGGAGGTTTCTCCTGACGACCCGCGATATGCTGCCCCGATTGCCTCTTTCTATCGAGTTCCGCGACCGAAGCTGGCACAACGGAGACTCACTGGCGTTCCTCAGACAGGAACACCTTGGCTACGTCGCCGTCGACGAGCCACAGCTGCGCAATCTCCTGCCTCTGGTCCCGGCCGTCACCAGCGACGTCGCCTATCTCCGGCTGCACGGACGCAATTCGAACTGGTTCGGCGCGAGCCGCGACGAACGGTACGACTACCTCTACTCGAAAGAGGAGCTGGAGCAGATGCTTCCGTCCATTCGCGCCATGGCTGCAAGCGCACCGCTGATGTTCGTCATGACCAACAACTGCCACCGGGGTCAGGCGGTGCAGAACGCACGAGACCTGCAGGCAATGCTGTTCCCACAACAGAACCGGACGTAG
- a CDS encoding iron-sulfur flavoprotein, whose product MEKGNTALVLASFIQGMMDAGSEVELLYASRLKVKPCTCGEMYCWNDGPGECCIQDDMQLLYPKLKAADVLILATPVYVPLPGDMQNVVNRLMPLIEPKLERRQGRTRARFREDVGIQKIVLVATSGWWEVENCDTVVRIVKELAEDASTEFAGAVLRPHADAMRAGGKVTRDGQAVLDAVRRAGNELIKEGRMDQETLKTISRPLISEEEP is encoded by the coding sequence ATGGAGAAGGGCAATACGGCCTTGGTTCTGGCTTCGTTCATCCAAGGCATGATGGACGCTGGATCTGAAGTCGAGCTACTCTATGCGAGCCGTCTGAAGGTCAAGCCATGCACCTGTGGGGAGATGTATTGCTGGAACGATGGCCCTGGAGAATGCTGTATCCAGGATGACATGCAATTGCTCTATCCAAAGCTGAAGGCCGCCGATGTCCTCATCCTGGCGACCCCGGTCTATGTTCCTTTGCCGGGTGACATGCAGAACGTCGTGAACAGGCTCATGCCTCTCATCGAGCCAAAGTTGGAGAGGCGCCAAGGGCGTACGCGAGCCAGGTTTCGTGAGGACGTCGGCATCCAGAAGATCGTGCTTGTCGCGACAAGCGGGTGGTGGGAGGTCGAGAACTGCGACACCGTCGTGCGCATCGTCAAGGAGCTAGCTGAAGATGCAAGCACCGAGTTCGCGGGAGCAGTTCTGAGGCCTCATGCGGATGCGATGAGGGCCGGTGGCAAGGTTACTCGGGATGGTCAGGCCGTGCTGGATGCGGTGAGAAGAGCTGGCAATGAACTCATCAAAGAAGGCCGAATGGACCAGGAAACCCTGAAGACGATCAGTCGTCCTCTCATTTCAGAGGAAGAGCCGTGA
- the galT gene encoding galactose-1-phosphate uridylyltransferase, with product MAELRWNPLLRTWTMIAGNRQARPNLRADGCPFCPGSGNVPSTYDVLAYDNDFPALTADPDEPDAVGSELSPVAPNYGKCEVILYSPQHDVSLHDLSVAHLIRLVELWTERQKILSGDPRIKYIFPFENRGEEVGVTMRHPHGQIYAYPFVPLKIRTELDSARAWHDQHGSCLFCDLTRSEASDRRRVILSNESFVAYIPSFTDYPYGVFVTSRAHRGSFTDFTSSERTELARMLKTLTGGFDLLFARRFPYMMCIHQTPVNSPEDAGCEESYHFHIEFYPPLRNETTVKYYASSEMGAWAACNTLRVEDTAPALAAACRRFAQTEEKA from the coding sequence ATGGCGGAACTACGATGGAACCCACTTCTGCGCACATGGACGATGATAGCGGGCAACAGGCAGGCACGACCCAACCTGCGTGCTGACGGCTGTCCCTTCTGCCCTGGATCGGGCAACGTTCCGTCCACCTACGACGTTCTCGCATACGACAATGACTTCCCGGCACTGACGGCGGATCCCGACGAACCCGACGCAGTCGGATCAGAGCTCTCGCCGGTTGCTCCCAACTACGGCAAGTGCGAGGTGATCTTGTACTCTCCACAGCACGATGTCAGTCTCCACGACCTGAGTGTCGCTCATCTGATCCGGCTTGTGGAACTCTGGACCGAGAGGCAGAAGATTCTCTCTGGTGACCCTCGCATCAAGTATATCTTCCCCTTCGAGAATCGTGGCGAGGAAGTCGGCGTCACGATGAGACACCCCCATGGGCAGATCTACGCCTATCCATTCGTCCCATTGAAGATCCGAACGGAACTGGATAGCGCACGCGCCTGGCATGACCAGCATGGAAGCTGCCTGTTCTGTGACCTCACCCGCAGCGAGGCGTCGGATCGCCGACGTGTCATCTTGTCGAACGAGAGTTTTGTGGCATACATCCCCTCGTTCACTGACTATCCCTACGGAGTGTTCGTCACAAGCCGCGCTCACAGGGGATCCTTCACCGACTTCACTTCTTCGGAACGGACCGAGCTCGCTCGCATGCTCAAGACGCTTACTGGAGGATTCGACCTCTTGTTCGCCCGGCGCTTCCCCTACATGATGTGCATCCATCAGACACCGGTGAACAGCCCGGAAGATGCCGGCTGCGAGGAGTCGTACCACTTTCACATCGAGTTCTACCCTCCACTCCGCAACGAGACAACCGTGAAATACTACGCCTCCTCAGAGATGGGCGCTTGGGCAGCATGCAATACCCTGCGCGTGGAGGATACTGCACCAGCTCTTGCGGCTGCATGCAGAAGATTTGCTCAGACCGAGGAGAAAGCGTAG
- the galE gene encoding UDP-glucose 4-epimerase GalE, protein MSGTVLVTGGAGYIGSHTVRRLVRNGYRVAVFDNLSKGHRWAVPQDVPLIVGDIADTAHVAMTIRQFHVTSIIHFAAFSLVGESMIEPRAYYTNNVTGTLHLLDAMRATGVDRIVFSSSAAVYGEPASVPIDEDSTLAPTNVYGRTKLVIEGILHDYAAAYGLRSVSLRYFNAAGADPDGGIGEDHDPETHLIPLVLQAAAGRSSSVSVFGSDYPTADGTCIRDYVHVSDLADAHVLALESLERQTEATYNLGNGEGFSVRKIIETAQRIVGHNIPILEAGRRVGDPAVLVAGNLRACRELGWAPQLADLEAIVRTAWNWEQHRPIR, encoded by the coding sequence ATGAGTGGAACAGTTCTCGTGACCGGTGGCGCTGGCTACATTGGATCGCACACTGTACGCAGGCTCGTACGAAATGGCTACCGAGTCGCCGTGTTCGACAACCTGTCCAAAGGGCATCGCTGGGCCGTTCCACAGGACGTTCCACTTATTGTCGGTGACATCGCCGACACGGCCCACGTCGCGATGACCATCCGGCAGTTCCACGTGACAAGCATCATACACTTTGCAGCCTTCAGTCTTGTCGGCGAATCGATGATTGAGCCTCGCGCCTACTACACGAACAATGTGACTGGTACGCTGCATCTTCTCGACGCCATGCGTGCAACTGGGGTTGACCGCATCGTCTTCTCCAGCTCTGCCGCCGTCTATGGAGAGCCGGCCAGCGTTCCCATAGACGAGGACAGCACGTTGGCACCGACAAACGTCTATGGGCGCACCAAGCTCGTCATCGAGGGAATCCTGCATGACTACGCGGCGGCATACGGGTTGCGTTCGGTCTCGCTGAGGTATTTCAATGCCGCCGGAGCCGACCCCGATGGCGGGATCGGCGAAGACCATGATCCGGAGACGCATCTGATACCTCTTGTGCTCCAGGCTGCAGCCGGCCGGAGCTCGTCGGTGAGTGTGTTCGGGAGCGACTACCCGACGGCTGACGGCACCTGCATCCGGGACTACGTCCACGTGAGTGATCTTGCAGATGCCCATGTTCTCGCCTTGGAGTCACTCGAGCGGCAGACGGAGGCCACCTATAATCTGGGAAACGGTGAAGGATTTTCGGTGAGGAAGATTATCGAGACTGCCCAACGGATCGTGGGCCACAACATACCGATTCTTGAGGCGGGCCGGCGCGTGGGGGACCCTGCAGTGCTCGTTGCCGGCAATCTTCGTGCATGCAGAGAACTGGGGTGGGCACCTCAGCTGGCCGACCTCGAGGCTATTGTCCGGACAGCCTGGAACTGGGAGCAGCATCGACCGATCCGCTAG
- a CDS encoding cystathionine beta-lyase, with protein sequence MNYDFERELERHNTGCVKWDQSCAVFGSEDVLPMWVADMDFPIPKPVTEALIRRAQHECYGYSCPSPSVLEAVTQRLWRNYQWKVDPEWLLFTPGVVPALHAAVRAFTIPGDEVVLQSPVYYPFWSAVRENGCQVANNELHWNGREYVMDLDGLKGIFQPRMSGMSTCPSPTKMIILCSPHNPVGRVWSRDELIAVGEIALANDAIVVSDEIHCELLLNGSRHVPFASLSPELEQNSIVCMAPSKTFNLAGLATSFIIVPNPKMRAALQRRINGAVGMVTPFGYTALEASFREGDDWLTQVLHYIEGNVTYVRLFVQDHMPQIKVMPIEGTYLMWLDFRPLGMDVHQLSDFLREKARVGLDEGYVFGPGGEGFARMNIACPRSTVQEGLTRIADAIRTLEQH encoded by the coding sequence ATGAACTACGACTTTGAACGCGAGCTTGAACGACACAACACGGGTTGCGTCAAGTGGGATCAGAGCTGTGCCGTCTTTGGGAGCGAGGACGTCCTGCCGATGTGGGTGGCAGACATGGATTTCCCCATACCGAAACCGGTCACGGAAGCACTGATACGGCGTGCCCAGCACGAGTGCTACGGCTACTCATGTCCGAGTCCGTCCGTCCTGGAGGCCGTCACGCAGCGCCTGTGGCGCAACTACCAGTGGAAAGTCGATCCTGAGTGGCTGTTGTTCACACCCGGCGTCGTGCCCGCTCTTCATGCTGCAGTGCGCGCGTTCACGATCCCCGGGGATGAGGTCGTTCTTCAGAGCCCGGTTTACTACCCGTTCTGGTCAGCCGTCCGCGAGAATGGCTGTCAAGTCGCCAACAACGAACTGCACTGGAACGGCCGCGAATACGTGATGGACCTCGATGGGCTGAAAGGCATTTTCCAGCCACGCATGTCCGGCATGTCGACGTGCCCATCACCGACAAAGATGATCATCCTGTGCAGCCCGCACAATCCCGTAGGCCGCGTCTGGTCGCGGGACGAACTCATAGCCGTTGGCGAGATCGCCCTGGCCAACGATGCGATCGTCGTGTCAGACGAAATACACTGTGAGCTGCTACTAAACGGCTCGCGCCATGTCCCGTTTGCATCCCTGAGCCCTGAACTCGAGCAGAACAGCATCGTGTGCATGGCACCGTCAAAGACATTCAATCTTGCGGGCCTGGCCACCAGCTTCATCATCGTTCCCAACCCCAAGATGCGCGCGGCGCTGCAACGTCGCATCAACGGAGCCGTGGGCATGGTCACACCATTTGGATACACTGCCCTGGAAGCGTCGTTCCGTGAGGGTGATGACTGGCTCACCCAGGTGCTGCACTACATAGAGGGTAACGTGACATATGTCCGACTGTTCGTCCAGGACCACATGCCGCAGATCAAGGTCATGCCCATTGAGGGAACGTATCTGATGTGGCTGGACTTCCGCCCACTTGGCATGGACGTCCATCAGCTCTCGGACTTCTTGCGCGAGAAGGCCAGAGTCGGTCTCGACGAAGGGTACGTCTTTGGTCCTGGCGGCGAAGGCTTCGCACGCATGAACATCGCATGCCCACGCTCGACGGTGCAGGAGGGACTGACCCGTATCGCCGATGCCATACGAACACTGGAGCAGCATTGA